The following is a genomic window from Thunnus maccoyii chromosome 13, fThuMac1.1, whole genome shotgun sequence.
aggctatgtaccacagtcctttaaagtagctgtaattaaacctcttcttaagaagcctactcttgattcaggcattttagccaattatagacctatatctaaccttccatttctctctaagatccttgataaagcagtctctaatcagttatgtgactttctacataataatatagtttatttgaggattttcagtcaggatttagaggcatcatagcacagagacaggaCTGGTGAAAGTCACGAATGACCTCCTAACTAACATCGGACAAcggatttgtctctatacttgtcctgttagatcttagtgccgcattcgacacaattgaccatcaaatcctatTACTGTCACATCTTGTctggactttgggtgttttttggtcttatgttgtgttctttggggtctcctggttttgcacttctgtttagtccttcggTTCATAAGGGTTTTCTTGTatgatttgggtggtgggttttaGAGGACTGCATCAttagtttgttgggttgtgtgcttgggtttgtgtttgtggttggttttggatgggttagtgtagatggcattgagtttgttttctgggtttttgttctgtttcccttgtgcgttcatgtgctcctccacacctgccctgcatttggactcgttagccctgccctgctctgttttccccacacctgccctgtgttagcctcgtcagccctgccctgctccctgtgtgtcctcagccaatcagctccctgtatgttcacTCCCCTCTCTTGAGTTCTCCActcatctccccacctgcacctcatctccttgttagttcagtttctttttaagttctggttttctgttcagtccttgttggatcgttttgtgttgtttcatctgctagttctgttctgctctgtttgcctgttcaTGACCATCCACAATTAAAGGAGAGTTTTTCGTCGtatctgcattccggcctctgtgtttgggtccactcctgcttccccgagTCTGAcaattacagagactggaacatttaactgacattaaaggaactgcattaagctagTTTAAGTcttatttatcagaccgatttcagtttgtacatgttaatgatgaatcatCCATGAgggcaaaagttagacatggagttccacaaggttctgtacttgcaccaatactattcaccttgtatatgcttcctttaggtaatattattaggaagcACTTAACACATaaatttttattgttatgcagatgatacccaattatatttatcattgaagcctgatgaaaccaatcagttaaacaaactccaagcatgctttaaggacataaagacctggatgacctgcaattttctagtactaaactcagataaaactgaagttattgtgcttgacCCTAAAtaccttagaaacacattatctaatgatatagctactctggatggcattaccctggcctccagctccaccgtaaggaatctgggagttatctttgatcaggatatgtcctttaactcccacataagTCAAATTTGaaagactgccttttttcacttacgtaatatcgcaaaaatcaggcacatcctgtcccaaaaagatgcagaaaaactagtccacgcatttgttacttccaggctggattattgcaattccttattatcaggctgccctaacaagtctctaaagactctccagctggtcctgaatgcagctgcacatgtactgactaaaactagaaaaagaaatcacatttctcccattttagctaTGCaacattggcttcctgtaaaatctagaatagaatttaaaatccttctcctaacttacaaagcccttacTCTTAATGttcaggcaccatcatatcttgaagagctcataatactgtattatcccactagaacactgcactcccagaatgcaggcttactggtggttcctacagtctttaaaagcagaatgggaggcagagccttcagctatcaggctcctctcctgtggaaccatcgTGCAGACACcttctctacatttaagagtaggcttaaaactttcctttttgataaagcttatagttagggccgaccaggctcgccttgaatcagcccttagttatgctgctataggcctagactgctgggggacttcccatgatgcactgagctcctctctcctcctcctcctctccatctgtatgcattcatgtaacagcgatgcatgtcactaactttgcttgtctcttttctcatctcacaggaaaccctgggttctgggccgagccttcgcggtcctttgcagtcctgttggcatccttccctggccTTTGCTactgctattgctgctgttattgttattgttatgattgttgttattctcaAATATTTGAATTCATTCGAGCAAAACATTTGTACACAAAAATGTCCCCTTCctgcttaagaattacagtgtgacctcaaggcccaggtttgacccaatgtaacccaatttgtaacccctaaagatggaaaattccataacaacATTCAGATATGGTGATAAACAGCTACAATACATATGACCCTAATTTTATTCAATAGTTTGATAGTAATTTAAGTTTTGAGCAGCACACTGCAAAGCTTGtgcaatcaataaataaacatcacTGTTATTATTAGGATTGCTTATGcatatattgttttgtttttttaatgtttttagattatactatactatattatactatatgaTTATAAGaacttgtatttttttaagaatttcAATGGTGCCATTTCATTGGTCTCTAATCCATTATCTTTTAGGATTTGTTTATATAATGACATTATAGGTCTGATCAGTGTGTGGGATGGCTAGCCACAAATAATCACACAACACTTTCAATTTCTGTATTGCATGACAGAACGGTGCTTTACTATTATAATATGAGGAGTTTGCCAAGTGTGCAGTGTTCATTACACCAGACTAAAGATTGGGAGACTCTGAAAAATGCTGAATTACATTAACTATGATATGAtgactttgacacaaaatataGTGAATCATCCATGGGATAGTTTTTctattacattaaaaacaaacgtGACATCCCTCTATGTTCTTTATATTTCACAGCCTCTTAGTTTATCTTTTTCTTAGAAAATTCTCAGCAAGgactaaaacattaaaacataatagTAATACTTGATCCCCTGGGTCAGTATGTGCAGTAGCTGAGATATAGTTTCCCCAAATAATTATGAGCAATTCTATTTATTCActtcaaaaaaacattgtatataaaaaaataaaaattcacacacaaataaaaagacatccacctttccctttttaaattatttaattctttcaataaagaaagtcattttctgtcACATTAGAAGGGAGGTCCCAGTTTTTCCATAAAATTACTTTTCAGAATTACAAACTAAAATGACGGCTTAATTTTTCTGAGCtgtaaaatatttgacaaaCACTTATGTATTTCTTGGGACTGCAGCCCATAGATGATGGGGTTGAGGATGCCGGGAACAATGTGAAAGAGAAGTGCTGAAATCTTCCTGTACTCTGTGTACTGCAGGAAGCGATGAAGAATGATGGGAATCATCCCACTGAGAAGCATGAGCAGATACAAGCACAGATGAGTGCTGCAGGTCTTCAAGGCTTTACTGTTCAAAGACTTGCTCTTATTAGTTAGACACGCTGCCGTGATTTTAGAATACGTAAGAATTATACTGCCTATAGAGGATGAGAGCAGGACGACAGTGAAAGCGAGGCCATAGATGTTATTGATGAACACACTATCACAGGAGAGTTTAAACAGGGAGGGATTGTCACAATAAGGATTCATGATCAGAGTCCTGCATCGGTTCAGCCGTATGGTCAGACCGAGCAAAATCCCGACCAAAACAAAGGCCACTCCCCAGGCAGAAACCGTCAGCTTGATCACCATTTTGCCGGTCATTATGGTAGCATACTGCAGTGGATTACAGATGGCAATATATCTGTCAAAGGCCATAATCATGAGCACAGTGTGTGCATTAGTGCCATACATGTGTGTGGTGAAAGCTTGCATCACACACTCATAATAATGGATGAAGCGCTCAGAGGAAGGTACATGGATGTCTGCCAGCACCCGAGGAACCAGGAGAGAGTTTCCCATGACATCATTAACCGACAGGTTACAGAAGAGCAGATACATCGGCTGGTGGAGGCTTCTCTCTGTCCATATCAAAAACACAATGCCCACATTGGCAATTAAGATGAATACATAGGCCAAGAGCAGAAATAAGAAGACAGGATGCTTGTTAGTCTTGGTGATCCTTAACCCCTCGAGCTGAAGAATGAGGCTGTTGTACGTATAGTTTTCCATCTGCgctacacaaaaataaaacagaggagaggaaaaaaaattcaTGAATGATATACATACCGCAGTGAAACAGAAACTGCTACAAACTTCAACTCtacaacaaaagagaaagacataGAATTTTAGATGAAACTCTTGAATAGTGTGGTTTCTTTTACAGCTTTCAGTCTCAACATTAGataaacaaattgaaaaaaactaaataaaacaacaacaaaaaaaccccaaccaACCCAACATTTCCATACGTATAAATAGTGACaccataatgaaaaaaatctgccatTAATTGTTAAAAACTAGACACCTGTTAGTAGTAAATTAATGGACACAAAAGTAAATTCAATGAAGAGTCCTTCCAAAAATGGGAAATTATTGATGCATCGACAGAAGTAATGCTGAAGGGGAAACTCATCCTGACATAAGTTCCACAATACTTCATCTTTGTAGGGTTACAGAAATTTAACTTCTTTATCATCGCAGTCATTACATTTACCTGCACTAGGGGTCTATCTGTTCCAGCTGAAGTCAGTGGAACAACAATACAAACCaggtttcacaaaaaaaaggcagttGCTGATTTGTTTCATTTCCCATCGTGTGATTTAAATTAGTTTACCACCAAACATATTTCAGAAATGTGCAGTCTAATAAGAAACCCTCAAATAATATTGTCATTATGGTCAAATTTGCCTTGCAAGCATAAGGCTGAAAGCCGACTCTCATCATTCTATCCTTAAAAACAAATCCCTAATGAAACTACTTCTATTCCAATTGCACAGCTGTACTGAGGGAAATGTGGTGTTAGAGCAGTAAACCAAAAATAATAACCTTTCTGTTTATTGTTACCGTCTTCTGGTCTTCTTCAGGCCTTCTCTAAACGATCTATTCATGTGAGTCTGTTTTATGAGCATTATTTCCTCTGGGGAAACCTTCATCATTACATGAGAAAACATTATGTAATGCTAAGGGGGTTAATGAAAACTGTCAACAAGTGTGTTAAGTGGAAGTGCATGAAAAATACTTTGGGTTTTTTGCTCTTATATTCTAGATGTCATCAACTCAATTATTTAGTGTTATTTACTCCAACATATGCAATCATTTTCAACTGTTTCATCTTACTACAGTAAAATGAAACCACTAAAGTGCCCGACATGACAGTGAAAATGTCCAGTTAATGGTCTACAAGAGGTCCAGTGTTGTGTCTCAGTCTCCTGTTAAAACTGTGTTTACGTACCAATAGAACAAACTACTATCGGCACAGAAAACCACTCTGGACAAACAGCCTGTGGACTACTGGTACAGAATCCCATTCCACATCAGTAGTCAGTAAATTATTGCACCAGTTCTGTAGCTGGtgtctacatttttattgttgtggatgttgttgttgcttACTGAATAACTAAACTAATACATGCAATTATAACTCAGTGTTTTCAGTAGTGACATGATTGTTCACGTGTAAGATATTCATATATGTAAATAAGCACAAACTCTATAACTGCTGAagtaaataatgacaaaataagtAACACAATTTATTATGATATACATTACACATTTGTGAcaatgtatattaatatttaggGTGCTTatcatttgtgttttcagagattaacttttttgtcgtaaagagaaacaaattattttctccatccAGGGCTCCATGCTGTATTACACTAACTGGAATACAATGAACTCAGCTGCTAGTGTCTCACAATTGAGTATGCTAACTGATCAATACAATAAGACAGCATGAGGAGAAAGCAGCATCtttgaaaatgcatttcagaatataatgtgataataatacatttcacatagatATCATAATTAACATTAGGAGCTGACAAACAAAAATCTCACTATTTGGATTCACCAAGTAAGAGAAAGTATGAATATCTGAAAtttggattaaaatgaaaacattcagctTCAGTGAGTGGAATTCATGAAAACAACCATTTGTCACGATTCACCATTCTCACCAAAAACAATGGCTATAAACAATTATTATAATGTGGAATACAATACAGCAGTTTGGTTTAGAGGGGatctattatgcttttccttattttcagtcatatatatataatgttactcagttggatgttcatattaaacatggccaagtTTCAactaatga
Proteins encoded in this region:
- the LOC121910369 gene encoding putative olfactory receptor 52L2, whose amino-acid sequence is MENYTYNSLILQLEGLRITKTNKHPVFLFLLLAYVFILIANVGIVFLIWTERSLHQPMYLLFCNLSVNDVMGNSLLVPRVLADIHVPSSERFIHYYECVMQAFTTHMYGTNAHTVLMIMAFDRYIAICNPLQYATIMTGKMVIKLTVSAWGVAFVLVGILLGLTIRLNRCRTLIMNPYCDNPSLFKLSCDSVFINNIYGLAFTVVLLSSSIGSIILTYSKITAACLTNKSKSLNSKALKTCSTHLCLYLLMLLSGMIPIILHRFLQYTEYRKISALLFHIVPGILNPIIYGLQSQEIHKCLSNILQLRKIKPSF